A region of the Candidatus Acidiferrales bacterium genome:
CTACGCCCGGGCTGATTTCTTTCTGGCGTTTGGCGAAGAGGGAGTGGAAGTGGAAGAGGGCTACGTGACGTTCCCGGCGCTTCCCGGGGGCTTCGTGGCCAAGGTCGGTAAGATGCGGGCGGCGTTCGGTCGAGTGAACACGTTTCATAACCACACTCTTCCGTGGGTGGACCGGCCCCTGGCAACGTTCAACTTGCTGGGTGGTTCCCTCGAGGAGGCCGACGTCGGCATCAAGGACGCCGGCCTGTCAGTTAGCCGAATTCTGCCCAGCGCCGCAGGAATCTTCCTGGAGACAACAGGGGAAGTTTACCGCGGCGATTCGGGAACGCTGTTCCACTCCAGCCGACGTAGCGATATCAGCGTTGTCGGCCATCTCAAGGCTTACCGTGACTTCACCGAGTCCACCAACGTCGAACTGGGTGGCTCTTATGCGCGCGGGCACAACGACCTCGGCAGCGCGTTTCTCACCAACCTCTATGGCGTGGATGCCACCCTCCGCTGGAGACCACTGCGACGGGCGATCTACCACTCGTTTGCCGCGCGGACGGAACTCTTCTGGAGCCGTCGAGAAGAAGTAGCCAACACCCAGCGCGCCTTTGGCTTCTTTGGCTCTGCTGAATACCAACTGGGCCGACGATGGTTTCTGGGCGGCCGATACGATTGGTCCGAGCGGGCACGGAATGCGACGGAGCATGACAGTGGCGGCTCCTTCGTCCTCACTTACTGGCCGAGTGAGTTTAGCCAGATTCGGGGTCAGCTTCGCCGCACGCGCTACGCCGAAGGCCAAACCGCCAACGAGTTGCTGTTCCAGTTCCTCTTCACGGTCGGGGCACACGGTGCCCATCCCTTCTAGGAGCCACCATGACGCGAAGGTTTGAGGGAAATCGTTTCGTCGCTCTGCTTTTGATTTTGGCGCTGGCCCTGGCGGCAGTGGGTCCCCTTCAGACGCAGGCCGCTTCCAAGCTGAAGATTGTTACCTCCACCGCCGACCTCGCAGCGCTGGCCGCGGAAGTTGGTGGTGACCGCATTGAGGCGGAATCCATCGCCCGCGGCTATCAGGACCCGCACTTCGTGGAAGCCAAGCCCAGCTTCCTGCTCAAGCTGCGCCGGGCCGACCTGCTTATCCTGGTGGGATTGCAACTCGAGATTGGCTGGCTGCCGCCGTTGATCACCCAGTGCGGCAACCCGCGGATTCAGGTCGGGGCTTCCGGCTATTTCGACGCTTCGCAGTACGCTGAGATTCTGGAGATTCCCACTCAGGTGGTCACCCGCGCCATGGGCGACGTCCACCCCTTCGGCAACCCGCACTACTGGCTCGACCCGGAAAACGGCCGGAGAGTCGCCCGCGGCCTCGCGATGAAACTGGCCGAGATGCGCCCCGAGGACGCAGCTTACTTCGACCAGCGCTTCCAGGCGTTCAGCCAGCGAATTGCGGATGCAGAGAAAGCGTGGGATGAGAAGATGAAGGCGTATCGCGGGATCAAGGTGGTCACCTATCACCGTTCGTGGCCGAACCTCGCGAGGCGTTTTGGCCTGAACGTGGTCGGCTACGTCGAACCGCGCGCCGGCATCCCGCCCAGCCCGGCGCACTTGGTCGAGCTGATCGCGTTGATGAAACGCGAAAACGTGAAGGTTATCTTGGTGGAGCCGTACTTCGACCTGAAAACGCCGCAAAGCGTGGGCCAGCAGACCGGTGCCCAGGTGGTGGTCCTGCTGCCTTCTGTGGGCGGAGAAAAAGAAGTGACCGACTATTTCAAACTCTTCGATTACGATGTAAACCTGCTGGTGCGGGCTTTCCAGGCCGCTCGCTAGGCTCGGGGAGGAGACATGGAGATTCTGGAGTTTTTGCGCTGGCCCTTTGCCGCCAGTCTGATCATCGCCGGGATCCACGCCTACCTGGGCGTGCACGTGGTCGAACGCGGCGTCATCTTCGTGGACCTGGCGCTGGCACAGATTGCCGCATTGGGCGCGACCATCGGCATCCTGGTCGGCATGGATCCGCATAGCGGCAGCTCTTACTGGATCAGCCTGGGGTTCACCTTCTTCGGCGCGGCGATTTTTTCACTCGCCCGGACGCGCCGCACCCACATTCCCCAGGAAGCTTTCATCGGCATTGCCTACGCCGTGGCTTCCGCGGCGACCATCCTGGCCATGAGCAAGGCCACCGGGGAAACCGAACACCTGAAACACATGCTCGTCGGGAATATTCTCGCGGTTTCCCGC
Encoded here:
- a CDS encoding metal ABC transporter substrate-binding protein, which gives rise to MTRRFEGNRFVALLLILALALAAVGPLQTQAASKLKIVTSTADLAALAAEVGGDRIEAESIARGYQDPHFVEAKPSFLLKLRRADLLILVGLQLEIGWLPPLITQCGNPRIQVGASGYFDASQYAEILEIPTQVVTRAMGDVHPFGNPHYWLDPENGRRVARGLAMKLAEMRPEDAAYFDQRFQAFSQRIADAEKAWDEKMKAYRGIKVVTYHRSWPNLARRFGLNVVGYVEPRAGIPPSPAHLVELIALMKRENVKVILVEPYFDLKTPQSVGQQTGAQVVVLLPSVGGEKEVTDYFKLFDYDVNLLVRAFQAAR